Below is a window of Fusobacterium simiae DNA.
TTTTATATCTATTCCATAAAGTTTTGATAAATTTTCATCAGTTAAAACTTTATATTTACTACCTTGTACTGCAATTTTACCATTATCCAATATAGCCACATAATTTATAGAGGGTATAATTTCTTCTATCTGATGTGTTACATAGATAAATGGAATAGCATTTTTATTTTTAGAATTTTCTTCTAAACTTTTTAAAAATATTTCTCTTGCCCTTATATCAAGCCCTGAACAAGGTTCATCTAAAATCAAAAGAGAAGGATTGTTCATAATAGCTCTAGCAAGTAAAGTTTTTCTTTGCTCACCTTGCGATAAAGTGCCATATTTATTTAATTTTAAATGAGATAATTTAAAATCTTTTATAATATTATTAGCTTTTTCTCTATCTTTTTGAGTAATTTCTTGATAGATACCTATTGAGTTATATTTTCCAGATAGAATCACATCTATTAAAGTTTGATTATTTAATCTATCTGAAAAATTATTTAAGGTAGAGCTGACAAAACCAATTTTTTTCTTAATATCTGCCCAAACACAAGTTCCAAATTGTTTATCAAAAACTGAAACTTCACCACTTGTTGCAAAAGTATAGGCAGGTATCATAGATAAAAGTGTAGATTTTCCTGAGCCATTTAATCCAATTAAAGCCCAATTTTCTCCTTCTTTTATTTCCCAATTTATATTTTTTAAAATTTCTCTACCATCTCTTTTAAAAGAAACATTTTTATAAGATAAAATTTTTTCCATTTACATCTTTTCCCCACGACTCATTGCAAGTACACCAGATTTTGCTATTTCTAAAACACCATAAGTATTCATTATTTCAACAAAACCGTCTAATTTTTCAACATCTCCTGTAAGTTCAATTACCAAAGATTTTGGAGTCACATCTAATATTTTACCACGATAAATATCTGCAATTTGCACAATTTGTGATCTTGTTTCATCATTAGCTTTTACTTTTATAAGCATAAGTTCTCTTCTTATAACACCTTCATCTGGAAAAATTTTGACCTTAACAACATCTATAATCTTATAAACTTGTTTTTGAATTTGATCTAATAACTCTTTATCTCCATCAACTGTCAATGTAAGCCTAGCATAACCTTCTTTATTTGTTATACCAGAAGACATTTTTTTTACAAAATATCCTCTTCTATTAAATAAAGACATTATTCTTGCAGCAATACCACTGGTATTTTTTGTAATTACTAAAATATCATGTTCTTTATTCATTTTCTAAAACACCTCTCTTACCTACAAGCTGACTCACATCTTTTCCAGCTGGTATCATAGGATAAACATTTTCTTCCTTTTCAACTATACACTCAACTAAAATAGCTTCATCAGATTCTAAAATTTTCTTTAAATGTTTCTTTAAATCTTTCTTAGTTTTTAATTGAATAGATTTTATTCCATAGGCTTCTCCTATTTTTATAAAGTCTGGATTATAACTTAAATCAACTGAAGAGTATCTTTTATCATGGAAAAGTTCCTGCCACTGTCTAACCATTCCTAAATATGAATTATTGATTATAAAAATCTTAACAGGGAGATTATATTCTTTTATCATCATTAATTCTTGAAAAGTCATTTGAAAACCACCATCTCCAACAATAGCAATGACTCTTTTGTCTGGATTTGCAACCTGAGCACCTATTGCAGCAGGAAGTCCAAATCCCATAGTTCCTGCTCCTCCTGAAGTAATTATTGAATAAGGATTCTCATAAGTCATATACTGAGCAGTCCACATTTGATGTTGTCCTACATCTGTTGCAACTATCACATTACCTTTAGCAATTTTATTTATTTCAGATAAAATTTCTTGTGGAATTAATCTATCATTGTTTTCAGTTTTTTCATAAATTAAAGAATATTCCTTTTTTAAATTTTTAATTTTTTTTAACCATTCACTGTGTGAGAGTTTAGGGATTTTTTCATTAAAC
It encodes the following:
- a CDS encoding ABC transporter ATP-binding protein; amino-acid sequence: MEKILSYKNVSFKRDGREILKNINWEIKEGENWALIGLNGSGKSTLLSMIPAYTFATSGEVSVFDKQFGTCVWADIKKKIGFVSSTLNNFSDRLNNQTLIDVILSGKYNSIGIYQEITQKDREKANNIIKDFKLSHLKLNKYGTLSQGEQRKTLLARAIMNNPSLLILDEPCSGLDIRAREIFLKSLEENSKNKNAIPFIYVTHQIEEIIPSINYVAILDNGKIAVQGSKYKVLTDENLSKLYGIDIKIEWSNNRPWLIVK
- the ilvN gene encoding acetolactate synthase small subunit, which codes for MNKEHDILVITKNTSGIAARIMSLFNRRGYFVKKMSSGITNKEGYARLTLTVDGDKELLDQIQKQVYKIIDVVKVKIFPDEGVIRRELMLIKVKANDETRSQIVQIADIYRGKILDVTPKSLVIELTGDVEKLDGFVEIMNTYGVLEIAKSGVLAMSRGEKM